The Paenibacillus macerans genome includes a window with the following:
- a CDS encoding aspartyl protease family protein, which translates to MSENGLLFTSVEILFRGRSTVIDRIVLDTGAAETIISPDAVETIGIAAELDDYIHSSYGIGGSLHNFYMKQVDGVRLGAVGLNDVKLDFGVIDPQGHINGLLGLDLLMKLNAVIDLKLLTLSLDVS; encoded by the coding sequence GTGTCTGAAAACGGCCTTTTGTTCACGTCAGTAGAGATTTTATTTCGAGGAAGATCTACGGTGATCGACCGGATTGTTTTAGATACTGGAGCTGCTGAAACGATCATTTCCCCCGACGCGGTCGAAACAATCGGTATCGCTGCTGAACTTGATGATTATATCCATTCTTCCTATGGTATTGGTGGAAGTTTGCATAACTTTTACATGAAACAGGTTGACGGGGTAAGGCTAGGGGCAGTAGGCCTGAACGATGTAAAGCTGGATTTTGGCGTTATTGACCCTCAGGGGCATATCAACGGACTGCTCGGACTTGATCTTCTTATGAAATTAAATGCCGTTATCGATTTGAAGCTTCTAACTTTATCACTGGATGTTTCTTAA
- a CDS encoding retropepsin-like aspartic protease, whose amino-acid sequence MRIEYIDNLLQTSMTLHYKGHSLTVGRLVIDTGAAHSLLSSDIAAQIGIHFENGDKLVHSIGIGGGEYSFRKLIDQVQLGDYIMNNAYIDFGVFHEDIDQINGLIGLDVLKSGKMIIDLHQMEMHPATLSSD is encoded by the coding sequence ATGCGGATTGAATATATCGATAATCTGCTGCAAACCTCTATGACGCTTCACTATAAAGGACACTCTCTGACCGTCGGTCGTTTAGTCATTGATACCGGAGCTGCCCATTCTCTCCTCTCTTCCGATATTGCGGCACAAATCGGGATTCACTTTGAAAATGGAGACAAGCTTGTGCACAGTATTGGAATCGGCGGAGGCGAGTACTCTTTCCGGAAGCTTATCGATCAAGTTCAATTAGGTGATTACATTATGAACAATGCATATATTGATTTTGGTGTATTTCATGAGGATATCGATCAAATCAATGGCCTTATTGGGTTGGATGTTTTGAAGAGCGGCAAAATGATTATTGACCTGCATCAGATGGAAATGCATCCTGCAACACTTAGTTCCGATTAA
- a CDS encoding TIR domain-containing protein: MNTNKGVVINGGKFHGNVVSIGNMNVNNYHSEQETSDKVNSQKHKYDVALSYAGEDRSYVEIIAKELKARDIKVFYDEFEEASLWGKDLSVYLDQLFSEHAAFCVMFISEIYTKKVWCNLERNSAMHRQYRDGEYILPVCLDQTSIPGITDRYGFLEAKDYSPVQLADVIVKKLNEV, from the coding sequence ATGAACACGAACAAAGGGGTTGTAATTAATGGCGGAAAATTTCATGGAAATGTAGTATCGATAGGAAATATGAACGTAAATAATTATCATAGCGAACAAGAAACTTCAGATAAAGTCAACAGTCAAAAGCATAAATATGACGTTGCTTTATCCTATGCCGGAGAAGATCGAAGCTATGTGGAGATCATTGCAAAAGAATTAAAAGCTAGAGACATTAAGGTATTTTATGATGAGTTTGAAGAAGCATCCCTATGGGGAAAAGATTTATCTGTGTACTTGGATCAATTGTTTAGTGAACACGCCGCTTTTTGCGTAATGTTTATTTCCGAAATTTACACAAAAAAGGTTTGGTGCAATCTCGAACGCAATAGCGCTATGCACCGGCAATACAGGGATGGCGAATACATATTGCCCGTTTGTTTGGATCAGACATCAATTCCGGGAATTACGGACAGATATGGATTCTTGGAAGCAAAAGACTATAGTCCTGTTCAATTGGCTGATGTGATCGTTAAGAAGTTGAATGAGGTCTAA
- a CDS encoding TIR domain-containing protein, translated as MAYKTFISYKYSEASDLRDRIVESLGEDARYYQGETSESPDISDQTTDYIKEKLKDMIYSTSVTIVVISPNIKKSKWIDWEIEYSLKQIKRGDRTSGTNGVLGVVMRFNGDYSWLRPTVVNYDGHRSTQTNDQYLYDIIINNRFNQNPKEYVCEICQTIDALTGSYISLINEEVFLAAPNKYIDNAYEKSKRLGNYKITRTR; from the coding sequence ATGGCATATAAAACTTTTATCTCATATAAATACTCTGAGGCTAGTGATCTTAGGGACCGAATTGTAGAGTCTTTGGGAGAAGACGCAAGATACTATCAAGGTGAAACCAGTGAGTCCCCTGATATTTCTGATCAAACTACTGATTATATTAAAGAGAAGTTAAAGGATATGATTTATTCTACATCAGTAACAATAGTTGTAATTTCTCCTAATATCAAAAAGAGTAAATGGATTGACTGGGAGATAGAATATTCATTAAAGCAAATCAAGCGAGGGGACAGAACATCAGGAACAAATGGCGTTCTCGGGGTTGTTATGAGATTTAATGGAGACTATTCTTGGCTTAGGCCAACGGTTGTAAATTACGATGGGCATAGATCAACTCAAACGAATGATCAATATCTCTATGACATTATTATTAATAATCGATTTAATCAAAATCCAAAGGAGTATGTATGTGAAATATGCCAAACTATAGATGCTCTTACTGGTTCATACATTTCATTAATTAATGAAGAGGTTTTCTTGGCAGCTCCTAATAAATATATTGATAATGCGTATGAAAAAAGTAAAAGGCTTGGAAATTATAAGATTACAAGAACAAGATAA
- a CDS encoding TIR domain-containing protein, translated as MGAVLINPNLTIGDDTLADTFYYLLRSELEDYIDVRSLKTAMHLHEVSLQSDDVLVIFNNQGQEYSENILLLLSNALEIGCEIIAVSLYEQTRTPASLISHLQSFEVVDQLRQRRLTDKNIDTVAFALVRLIMSKIQPTMSVERMNLFISHRRIDGEEIASEFYNEFRRRANEVEVFRDLISISVGQDAQEEIEKNLYNSDAVIFIDTPRCGESKWVKRELQIALGLNIPIVWVKLGPNSERAYLDVLPGESPHFSLENLDKIDLEGSHNIIDDIIHKAFQISRNNGMTVIDHFNRLQQIASSKRIKLIPIHKKNMVYQVEIPRKLKEFQYYQRPLSHIFQLFGRNPKDVDKNAFEPLLSELGYQPHPALGYHFDSGLLLGPNKSFDSFTVSGPICVDSIDEYVTSLQKYFLSDKIQAPKKGIIISGAFPDYEPEFQKQLTDAVYSFAKAVLDKDGTIIFGSHPTFQHMILELARRHRPNDYINAVHMYISKYFVTQATVNELTSQATVFATENINDDRAESLTAMRQAMISDEDAAGIVLIGGKQHKHIKPGIDEELEMAQQKGIPVFIIGSVGGRSSELAKEMIEKGHNSINSLTEEQNKKLLTSLDYRSLADEILQSLGF; from the coding sequence ATGGGAGCAGTATTAATCAATCCAAATCTTACAATCGGTGATGATACGCTAGCAGATACATTTTACTATTTGTTGCGTTCCGAACTAGAAGATTATATAGATGTTCGAAGTCTCAAAACTGCAATGCATCTTCATGAAGTTTCATTGCAATCAGATGATGTACTGGTTATCTTCAACAACCAAGGTCAGGAGTATTCAGAAAATATTTTGCTTCTTCTAAGTAATGCCTTGGAAATAGGATGTGAGATCATTGCAGTATCATTATATGAGCAAACAAGAACACCTGCCTCACTGATTTCTCACCTTCAGAGTTTTGAGGTGGTTGATCAATTAAGGCAAAGAAGACTGACTGATAAGAATATAGATACAGTTGCTTTTGCTCTTGTTCGGTTAATCATGTCTAAAATCCAGCCAACTATGTCGGTAGAGCGAATGAATCTTTTCATTAGTCATCGACGCATTGATGGCGAAGAAATAGCTTCAGAATTTTATAATGAGTTTAGAAGACGTGCTAATGAAGTAGAGGTTTTTAGAGATTTAATTAGTATAAGTGTAGGACAAGATGCCCAGGAAGAAATAGAAAAGAACCTGTACAACAGCGATGCTGTTATATTCATTGATACTCCTCGATGTGGTGAATCAAAGTGGGTAAAGAGAGAATTACAAATTGCCTTAGGTTTGAATATACCTATAGTTTGGGTTAAGTTAGGGCCCAACTCTGAAAGAGCTTATCTGGATGTTCTACCGGGAGAGAGCCCTCATTTTAGTTTAGAGAATTTGGATAAAATTGATCTAGAAGGGTCTCATAATATTATTGATGATATAATTCATAAAGCTTTTCAGATTAGCAGAAATAACGGTATGACTGTTATAGATCATTTTAATCGCCTACAACAAATTGCCAGTTCTAAAAGGATCAAACTAATCCCTATTCACAAAAAAAATATGGTCTATCAAGTGGAGATTCCTAGGAAGTTAAAAGAATTTCAGTATTATCAGCGTCCATTAAGTCATATTTTTCAATTATTTGGCCGTAATCCTAAAGATGTGGACAAAAACGCTTTTGAACCATTACTTTCAGAATTAGGTTATCAACCACACCCCGCTTTAGGTTATCACTTTGATTCTGGTTTACTTTTAGGGCCGAATAAATCTTTTGATTCTTTTACTGTTAGTGGGCCAATCTGTGTTGATTCAATAGATGAATATGTAACGTCTCTTCAAAAATATTTTTTATCAGACAAAATACAAGCACCAAAAAAAGGAATTATTATTTCGGGAGCATTCCCGGATTATGAGCCAGAATTCCAGAAACAATTGACTGATGCGGTATACTCCTTTGCTAAAGCTGTATTAGATAAGGATGGAACTATTATTTTCGGAAGCCACCCAACTTTTCAACATATGATTCTTGAATTGGCAAGAAGACATCGCCCGAATGACTATATAAATGCTGTACATATGTATATTTCGAAATATTTTGTTACTCAAGCTACAGTCAATGAGTTAACTAGTCAAGCAACCGTATTTGCAACTGAGAATATAAACGATGATCGAGCAGAGAGTCTAACCGCTATGCGGCAAGCAATGATTTCAGATGAAGATGCAGCTGGTATTGTTTTAATTGGCGGTAAGCAACACAAACATATTAAGCCAGGAATCGATGAGGAATTGGAAATGGCTCAGCAGAAAGGGATACCTGTATTTATCATCGGTTCTGTAGGTGGACGTTCCTCAGAATTGGCTAAAGAAATGATCGAAAAAGGACATAATTCAATTAATAGTTTAACTGAAGAACAGAATAAAAAGTTACTTACAAGTTTAGATTACAGATCGTTAGCAGATGAGATTCTTCAATCATTAGGTTTTTGA
- a CDS encoding TIR domain-containing protein produces the protein MALFTRDALISRANLELQKSYNSKTPGNILSESYLAFSSVKIYDIFLSHSFLDAKVILGLKKTLEDMNYAVYVDWIDDRQLSRNNVNAATANQLRQRMKNCKSLFFATSDNSSESKWMPWELGYFDELKNKVAILPITTSTAKNGYEGQEYLGLYDYADNVNGQIFIRCLNRTYKTYKSWLEN, from the coding sequence ATGGCGCTTTTTACAAGAGACGCACTTATCAGTCGTGCCAATTTGGAACTACAAAAAAGTTATAATTCAAAAACTCCTGGAAATATATTGAGTGAAAGTTACCTTGCCTTTAGTTCTGTAAAAATATATGACATTTTTTTATCTCATAGTTTTCTTGATGCAAAAGTGATCTTAGGATTAAAAAAGACTCTTGAAGATATGAATTATGCAGTTTATGTTGATTGGATTGATGATAGACAACTAAGTAGAAATAATGTGAATGCAGCAACAGCAAACCAACTAAGACAAAGAATGAAGAATTGCAAAAGTTTATTTTTTGCAACTTCTGATAATTCGTCCGAATCTAAATGGATGCCCTGGGAACTGGGTTATTTCGATGAATTGAAAAATAAAGTAGCCATCTTACCTATTACAACTTCAACAGCTAAAAACGGATATGAAGGGCAAGAATATTTGGGTTTATATGACTATGCTGATAATGTGAATGGTCAAATTTTCATTAGATGCTTAAATCGCACATATAAAACCTATAAGTCATGGCTGGAAAATTAA
- a CDS encoding DEAD/DEAH box helicase — MPSIFETREPNISSNNCLRIPQREAFESIEEYYSQDGYDRESAIILPVGCGKSGLITLTPFAVKSKKTLVIAPGLNIASQLYKDFDPTQEGMFYAKCLVLNGAPYPEPAEIRGNSTNRSDLDEAEVVITNIQQLQGSNNRWLTSLPSDFFDLILVDEAHHNVAESWNILRHTFPEAKIVNYSATPRRADGQIMSGQIIYTFPLVRAIEEGYVKRLKAIVLNPKTLKYVRQEDEQEIEVNLEEVKRLGETDSDFRRSIVTSQETLYTIVDASIRALNRNREQSGSMNHKIIASALNRQHCIQIMEAYRARGMRAAYVHSLQDKAENDRVLNQLKNNQLDVIVQVRKLGEGFDHPFLSVAAIFSVFNELSPFIQFVGRIMRAIDQNAPESLNNQGTVVFHAGSNVARLWGDFQDFSQADREFFDQLLPMEGLDFTSSDEIVIEPETVLKDRRVNQVEIRGQEGISVLEVPLILEDDEVKRALKLLKSKGVTLEDIQVAYEHQPIYTTRQRERQAARLALDETVRNEIGFVLRQQNLNPQGRDLDRKRLGKSNFVILKSAVDKKINKFVGKSTGKRHEFSREELDSIRSNLESIIYEALQEVL, encoded by the coding sequence TTGCCGAGTATATTTGAAACAAGAGAACCTAATATCTCAAGTAATAATTGTCTAAGGATTCCTCAGAGAGAAGCTTTTGAAAGTATTGAAGAGTATTATTCCCAAGACGGTTATGATAGAGAATCTGCGATAATCTTACCAGTAGGTTGTGGTAAATCAGGACTTATAACATTAACACCATTTGCAGTTAAATCTAAAAAAACACTGGTTATTGCCCCTGGTTTAAATATTGCATCTCAATTATATAAAGATTTCGATCCTACTCAGGAAGGAATGTTTTACGCTAAATGTCTTGTGCTGAATGGAGCTCCATATCCAGAACCAGCCGAAATACGAGGTAACTCAACAAATCGATCAGACTTAGACGAGGCAGAAGTTGTCATCACTAATATCCAGCAACTCCAAGGCTCAAATAATCGGTGGCTAACATCACTTCCATCTGATTTCTTTGATTTGATCTTAGTTGATGAGGCTCATCATAACGTAGCAGAAAGCTGGAACATTCTTCGCCATACATTCCCTGAAGCCAAAATTGTAAACTATAGTGCAACACCGAGACGAGCTGATGGACAGATAATGTCTGGACAGATAATTTATACATTTCCTTTAGTCAGAGCAATTGAAGAAGGCTATGTTAAGCGTTTGAAAGCAATTGTGCTTAACCCAAAAACATTAAAATATGTCCGTCAGGAAGACGAGCAAGAGATAGAAGTAAACCTTGAAGAAGTTAAACGTTTAGGCGAAACAGATTCTGATTTTAGACGTAGTATTGTTACATCTCAAGAAACTTTGTATACAATTGTTGATGCATCAATTCGAGCCCTTAACCGTAATAGAGAACAATCTGGTAGTATGAATCACAAAATCATTGCTTCCGCACTTAACCGACAGCACTGTATTCAAATCATGGAAGCTTACCGTGCAAGGGGTATGCGAGCAGCGTACGTTCATAGTTTACAAGACAAAGCAGAAAACGACCGTGTGCTTAACCAATTAAAAAATAATCAGTTAGATGTAATTGTTCAAGTAAGAAAGTTGGGAGAAGGGTTTGACCATCCATTTCTGAGCGTCGCTGCAATATTCAGTGTCTTTAATGAACTATCGCCTTTTATACAGTTTGTCGGAAGAATTATGCGGGCGATCGACCAAAATGCACCTGAAAGTTTAAATAATCAAGGGACGGTTGTTTTCCATGCAGGATCAAATGTCGCACGTCTCTGGGGGGATTTTCAAGATTTTAGTCAAGCCGATCGTGAATTTTTTGATCAGCTATTACCTATGGAAGGCCTAGACTTTACAAGCTCTGATGAGATTGTTATTGAACCAGAAACTGTCCTTAAAGATAGACGAGTAAATCAAGTTGAAATTAGAGGTCAAGAAGGGATTTCTGTTCTAGAGGTACCTTTAATTCTAGAGGATGATGAAGTAAAAAGAGCTTTGAAACTTTTAAAATCTAAGGGTGTAACACTTGAAGATATTCAAGTTGCCTATGAACATCAGCCAATATATACAACCAGACAACGAGAGCGTCAAGCTGCAAGACTGGCATTAGATGAAACAGTACGAAATGAAATTGGATTTGTCCTGAGACAGCAAAATTTGAATCCTCAAGGTCGTGATTTAGACCGTAAGCGACTTGGCAAATCCAACTTTGTAATACTTAAATCTGCTGTAGATAAGAAAATAAACAAATTTGTCGGCAAGAGCACTGGAAAGCGCCATGAGTTTTCTAGAGAAGAACTAGATTCTATTAGAAGTAATCTTGAAAGTATTATCTATGAAGCGCTTCAGGAGGTTTTATAA
- a CDS encoding serine/threonine-protein kinase, whose amino-acid sequence MKDIGDKYEELGKLGNGNFGSVFKAHNKIVDRVEAVKIVNDISKLGDKANLEARVQHKLEHANVTEIYDAFIKNNKLYITMEFLIGGSVQKIIDDKGRLPIKKAIKITVDALHGLQYIHNKNFIHRDIKPSNILLDSSGTAKLSDFGLTTELDELGKYSSGFGYVYHKAPEVLRNKEFTKRSDIFAIGLTLYRLVNGDNFISSFDRHTIGYSILAGDFPPRDMYSPDVPKKLRLIINKALDVDPNSRYQTAHALRADLNSLIIPIDWEIQSSNTRKQIWEGKDSTYKYRVEVSKSIFSNEYTIITFKGINKLRKITKLCSDKVSAKEMNKRLSKILTSEL is encoded by the coding sequence ATGAAGGACATTGGTGACAAATATGAGGAATTAGGAAAACTTGGAAATGGAAATTTTGGTAGTGTATTTAAAGCGCATAACAAAATTGTAGATAGGGTAGAGGCAGTTAAGATTGTTAACGATATTAGTAAGTTGGGGGATAAAGCAAACCTTGAGGCTCGCGTTCAACATAAATTGGAGCATGCAAATGTTACAGAAATTTACGATGCTTTTATAAAAAATAATAAACTATATATCACTATGGAATTCCTTATCGGGGGCTCCGTTCAAAAGATAATTGATGATAAAGGTAGATTACCAATTAAAAAGGCAATAAAAATTACTGTTGATGCGTTACATGGTTTGCAATATATACATAATAAAAACTTTATACATCGTGATATTAAACCAAGTAACATTCTTCTTGATAGTTCCGGTACAGCTAAGCTCTCAGATTTTGGATTAACAACAGAGCTGGATGAATTAGGTAAATATAGTTCGGGATTTGGCTATGTTTATCATAAGGCACCAGAAGTACTTAGAAATAAAGAATTTACGAAAAGGTCAGACATTTTTGCGATAGGGTTAACGTTGTATCGGCTAGTAAACGGTGATAATTTTATAAGTTCCTTTGATAGGCATACAATTGGGTACAGTATTTTGGCAGGTGATTTCCCACCAAGGGATATGTATTCACCAGATGTACCAAAGAAATTAAGATTAATCATTAATAAAGCACTCGATGTTGACCCAAATTCTAGATACCAGACTGCACATGCACTTAGAGCTGACCTTAATAGTTTAATAATACCCATTGATTGGGAGATACAAAGCAGTAATACTAGGAAACAAATATGGGAAGGAAAGGATAGTACTTATAAATATCGTGTTGAAGTTTCAAAAAGCATATTTAGTAATGAATATACAATAATTACTTTTAAGGGAATAAATAAGTTAAGAAAAATTACAAAATTATGTTCTGACAAAGTTTCTGCCAAAGAGATGAACAAACGTCTCAGTAAAATATTAACTTCTGAGTTGTAA